One genomic segment of Hordeum vulgare subsp. vulgare chromosome 2H, MorexV3_pseudomolecules_assembly, whole genome shotgun sequence includes these proteins:
- the LOC123425180 gene encoding nitrate regulatory gene2 protein-like, translating into MGCGQSKEDADGAVERCRERKNLLRAAVEARHALSGAHAGHTAALRNVGAALSDYATGEAHEGALRHSASAAAVLSTSGGSGGQAAALALPPPPPPPGPPEDAPSLVRSMSAPDLPLPPAIKKKPSGEAPIMEEEDEGAEADDARPPEPEDDGQLQPPPPPPPPPTQQPAPTRPPPSLPPDTRRKAAQTDSWDEFIFGSPDGIPVPPPTLAPSAATAASWAAERAEAPAPPPPPPEPEEQPLPPPPAPPAAAEDVAKGKRPMVEAVARRALTQKAARRPEGKKVRTVVAPPSARLGDILRDLDDHFLKASDSAHEVSKMLEAARMHYHSNFAETRGFVDHSARVMQVITWNRSFKGIPQPEQVKNELDDAEGETHATILEKLLAWEKKLSHEVKEFEVIKMEYQQKLAALNKKKQRGVSSSSYERTKSAASHLHTRYVVDLQTMESTIAEINRLRDQQLYPKLLELVKGMGHMWDAMYKHHKAQLKIISELKSFDVSVAAPDTSERHNERTMQLWQVVREWHAQYSKFMEHQKEYVGNLYSWIKLNVIPIDTNLKSNSSQPVETTPPIKRLLHAWHDILGKLPDEAAKNSIHTFSEVIRTILVHQGEEMKLWQRIQDTRKEHERKSRQFEDWARKYMEKRAGIPPEASNPDGTRADPLADRKASMERLELSLKDLEEEYTKQCKVVREKSLSLLRTSLPELFRVVSDFSLQSAAMFKSLWSISTTNDQLDD; encoded by the exons ATGGGGTGCGGCCAGTCCAAGGAGGACGCGGACGGCGCCGTGGAGCGGTGCCGGGAGCGGAAGAACCTCCTGCGGGCGGCCGTCGAGGCGCGGCACGCGCTCTCGGGGGCGCACGCGGGCCACACGGCCGCGCTCCGGAACGTCGGCGCCGCGCTCTCCGACTACGCCACCGGCGAGGCGCACGAGGGCGCGCTGCGCCACTCCGCGTCGGCCGCCGCGGTCCTGTCCACCTCCGGGGGCTCCGGGGGCCAGGCGGCCGCGCTCGCGCTCCCGCCTCCCCCGCccccgccgggcccgcccgaggaCGCCCCGTCGCTCGTCAGGTCCATGAGCGCGCCCGACCTGCCGCTCCCGCCGGCGATCAAGAAGAAGCCCTCCGGCGAGGCGCCCAtcatggaggaggaggacgagggcgCCGAAGCCGACGACGCGCGGCCTCCGGAGCCGGAGGACGATGGCCAGCTccagcccccgccgccgccgccacctcctccgacGCAGCAGCCCGCGCCCACGCGCCCCCCGCCCTCCCTGCCGCCGGACACGAGGCGCAAGGCGGCGCAGACGGATTCCTGGGACGAGTTCATTTTCGGCTCCCCGGACGGCATACCCGTCCCGCCACCCACTCTGGCACCcagcgccgccaccgccgcctcgtgGGCAGCCGAGCGGGCCGAggcccccgcgccgccgcctccgccgcctgAGCCAGAGGAGCAGCCTCTGCCTCCACCGCCAGCGCCGCCCGCGGCTGCCGAGGACGTGGCCAAGGGCAAGAGGCCGATGGTCGAAGCCGTGGCGCGGAGGGCGCTGACACAGAAGGCCGCGAGGAGGCCGGAGGGCAAGAAAGTCAGGACGGTGGTAGCCCCGCCTTCGGCGAGGCTCGGCGACATCCTTCGCGACCTCGACGATCATTTCCTCAAGGCATCAGACAGCGCACACGAGGTGTCCAAGATGCTCGAGGCGGCGCGGATGCACTACCACTCCAACTTCGCCGAAACGCGAG GATTTGTGGATCATTCTGCTAGAGTGATGCAAGTTATCACTTGGAACCGCTCATTTAAAGGGATACCACAACCGGAACAGGTGAAGAATGAGTTAGACGACGCCGAAGGGGAAACGCACGCCACCATTCTCGAGAAGCTGCTTGCATGGGAGAAAAAACTATCCCATGAAGTGAAG GAGTTTGAGGTTATCAAAATGGAATATCAACAAAAGCTAGCTGCTCTGAACAAGAAGAAGCAGCGTGGGGTCAGTTCTTCATCATATGAGAGGACTAAATCTGCTGCTAGTCACTTGCATACAAGATATGTTGTCGATTTGCAAACAATGGAATCCACGATTGCGGAGATTAATCGGCTAAGAGATCAACAACTATACCCAAAACTTCTTGAACTTGTGAAGGG GATGGGGCACATGTGGGACGCAATGTACAAGCACCACAAAGCACAGCTCAAGATCATCTCAGAGCTCAAATCGTTCGACGTCTCGGTTGCGGCACCCGACACAAGCGAACGGCACAACGAAAGGACCATGCAGCTATGGCAGGTCGTTCGGGAGTGGCACGCGCAGTACAGCAAGTTCATGGAGCATCAGAAGGAGTACGTCGGAAACCTCTACAGCTGGATCAAGCTGAACGTGATCCCCATTGATACCAACCTGAAGTCTAACTCGTCGCAGCCAGTCGAGACCACACCTCCCATCAAGAGGCTTCTGCATGCTTGGCACGATATCCTCGGGAAGCTCCCTGACGAGGCTGCCAAGAATTCCATACACACGTTTTCGGAGGTGATACGCACAATCCTGGTGCACCAGGGCGAGGAAATGAAGCTGTGGCAAAGGATTCAGGACACGAGGAAGGAGCATGAGAGGAAGAGCAGACAGTTCGAGGACTGGGCGCGGAAGTACATGGAGAAGAGAGCAGGGATCCCGCCGGAGGCCAGCAATCCTGACGGGACGCGCGCCGACCCGCTTGCGGACCGGAAAGCGTCCATGGAGAGGCTGGAGCTCTCGCTGAAGGACCTAGAGGAGGAATACACGAAGCAATGCAAGGTGGTGAGGGAGAAATCCCTGAGCCTCCTGCGGACGAGCCTGCCGGAGCTGTTCCGCGTCGTGTCGGACTTCTCCCTCCAGTCGGCGGCGATGTTCAAGAGCCTGTGGTCGATCTCGACCACAAATGACCAGCTGGATGATTGA